The Fusarium fujikuroi IMI 58289 draft genome, chromosome FFUJ_chr05 DNA segment CCAACGCTAGGTCTGACTCGGTAGAGTCTTATTCTTCGTCCTCCAGCGCAAGTGTTAGGGGGGTTATCAGTGGTAGGGCTGCAGGGGGAAGCTCAGCAGTGGACCCTAATTTGGAGAGCTTACTGCAGTCATTTCCCAGCGTCAGCAGCGTGTGCATGGTCTGGCCCAGAGCAGGCCCATTCGACGGGCAACTCGTTGCTCTTATTAAGATCGGCTCTACCTCTAGTAAATCTCTACCTATCGACTCTGTTAGGGACGAGATTTCTTCACTTCGCATGGCCGTGCAGCAGCCCCAGATATGGATTCCCAccgactttgactttgacagtGACAGACGTGGCGCGCAAACATGGGTGCAGAACATGGACGAGATTACCTACAAGGAAGTCATGAAGCTTCAGATTCCTACGCGACGGCGGGTGTTGACGAGGGAGGTGGGCAGGGTAGGGAGTGAAGAGGATCTGGAGGTGTTTCCGATGAGTGCGATGCAACGGATTTATCtggctgctgttgagaatgggagtgagagtgagaggtGGACGAAAGGGCTCATGGTTAGGGTGAAAGGCGGTGCGGAACCAGCTGATGTGGACGCTGCGATTGAGGCCATCGTCGCTAGGCATGACATGCTCAGAGCACGATTCGTCAAGGGCGATGAGTGGATGCAGTGCGTAACTCCCAAAGGCACCAATTCCTACACTCTTTCCCATCACGTTGATATTGCGGAGGATGAGATACTCACGCTCATCGACGAAACCGAAGAAGCGATTGATCCATTCGATGGACCGGTTTTTGCGGCAATGTACATCCATAGCCAGGACAAGCAGATGCTATATCTCGCGGCGCACCAACTCATCCTCGATTCATTATCATGGAGGATTATTCTCAGCGATTTGGAAGAGTTGCTGCAAAAAGGTACGCTTTTGTCCGAGGGCAGTGTCTCGTTTGAGCGGTGGATTGAATATCAGGGCCGTGAGATGGAGCAGAGGTTGTTTGAGCCGACGCTTCCGTTTGATGTCTTCTCTGCGGACCTAGAGTATTGGGACTTGGACCAGGAAGATAATACGCACGGAAACTCGGATCGCTTGTCGTTTCAGCTCACTGCGGAACAGGCGTATTCTTTAGAGCAATCGTCAGCGCAGGTCTTGAGAACGGATTCGGCAGATGTCATACTCGCTGCGTTACTCCTTTCGTTCTGTCAGGTCTTTCCTGATAGAGTCCTACCGACGTTGTGGAAGCAGGAAAATGGGCGGGGTGCTTCAGAGGGCGATTTCAACATATTGGAAACGGTTGGATGGTTCGCCTCGCTATGTCCCATGGGCGTGTCTGTTAATCCAGACACGGATTTGATCGGGGTCATTACTTTGATCAAGGATACAAGAAGGAGTATTCCAAGATCAGGCGTTCCATTCTTCAATTCTGAGTTTTCTTCATCGCAAGGCGCAGCGATGAACATCCCCCTCgaaatcatcttcaacacaatCGACACCCCTTTACAACTCCAACGAAAGAACGGATTGTTGGAGCCTATCCCCATACCTGGCCACTCTCATTTTAAATCATCTACTAGTTCCAGCGTTGGAAGAATCGCTTTGTTTGAAGTCTCAGCGATGATGGATAACTCTGGAGGTCAGATCGATGTGGTGTACAACAAAACCTGCAAATTCCAGGATAAGATCCAGACGTGGATTCAAGTCTTTGAGTATCAACTCCTCGAAGCCATCACAAAACTCGAATCCCACGAACCACAACTCACACTCTCTGACATTTCCTTGATCCAATCATCGTATCAGGCTCTTGAGCGCCTCACATCAGATCGAAGGATTAACATCAAGGACATCGAGACGATACAGCCCATCACACCAGCCCAGCAAGAACTCCTCATCGCACAATCTCAAAACAGCGAATCCTTCCACGTCCACGTCTCTTATGAACTCACAGGCTTGAGTCACATTATTGACGTTACAAGATTGTGTGAAGCGTGGGAGGTCATTGTTGCAAACACACCTGCTCTACGGAGTATTTTCATCGATGCTGTTTCGAGGGAAGGTTTGTTTGATCAAGTTGTGCTCAAGAAGATTTCACCAAATATTTTGTTCATTGAGACGATGGACCCGAGAGAAGCGATTGGCACGTTACCGGGGTTGAATATGGGGTTTGGTGAGCCGAGACATAGACTCTCGGTGTGCTATAATCCTGAGAGAATGGTGGTGCGGCTTGATGCTAGCCAGGCACTCTGCGATGTAAGTCCCCATTCTCATACCGACAAGTAAGGTATTAACTGTGATAGTTACCGAGTCTTCACCTCTTGATAACTGAGCTAAGCCGTGTATACTCCGGTCAAGATCCGCAAGACAACTCCTCCCTTCATAACACATATCTCCACCAGATCGCCTCCATCGACACAGCTTATAGTCTCGAAGTATGGAAAACGAGTCTTTCCTACGCAAGACCATGTATCTTCCCACCGCTCTCAACAAACACAAAGGATACATTCCACACCACCCCTTTTGATCTCGACATCCCGACCATGCAGATGCGCATGTTCTGCCAACAGAACCAAGTCCACGCCCAAGCTGTCTTCCAACTTGCCTGGGCTCTCGTCCTACGTGCCTTTGTAGGCATGGACGCTGTTACTTTTGGGTATCAATTCTCTGCGCGCGATGAACAGCTCCTCTGTGGGATTGAAGAGCTCGTCGGGAGTTTTGCTACGATTTTGCCGTGTTATGTCGAGATGCCgcctcctgcttctctgGGACAGTGTCTTGCTGTCGTGGGTGAGGGGTATGCTAATGCGAGGAAGCATGACAATCTCACCATGTCTGAAGTTCAGCATGCGTTGGGGTTGAAGGATAAGAGGTTGTTTAACACGTGTCTTTACTTCCATGAGGAGAATAATCTCGTTGCTGGCGATGAGTTGATAACGGCGCCTTTGACGTCTGGGCGCAAGACGGATTGTGATGTGTCGCTTACACTCATGTTCATCAAGGATCGGTTACATGTCAACTTTACATCTCGAAATCTTTCTACTTCTCATATCCAGAGCGTTATGAATAGTTTCCACTCCGCCTTGACGCAAATCCTCACGACACCCCAAAAGCTCATCGTGGAGACAGATCTTCTTACAGATCGTGACTACGCCCAACTCGTCGTCCAAGACTGGACCACGCAATCTCAAAAAATCTCATCCTGTCTTCATGATATCATTCTTCAACATAGTCTTGTTCGTCCCGAAGCAGAAGCTGTCTGTTCCTGGGATGGCGACATAACATATGCCCAACTCTCAACGCTCGTGTCACGACTGAAAACATACCTTGTCAATCTCGGCGTCGGACCTGGAACTATAGTCCCCGTCGTTCTCGAAAAGAACCACTGGGCGCCTGTCATAATCCTCGCTGTTCTTTCAGCCGGCGCTAGTTTCGCAGCGTTAGATTCGCAGGATGCTAGTACAGTCAAGTCGACTATTGACTATCTCAATCCTCATATCGTTCTGGCGACTGAGACGGCTTGGAAGGATTTGAGTTCGTTGGCGATCAATCTCGTCATTGTCAATGATACATTCTTTGCGATGCTTACCCCGTATCTTTCGACGATGGGACAGGAATCAAGTCCCGACCATGCAGCGTGTGTTTTTGTCACGCCCAAGAAATCGAGGAGTATTTTCTTCACGCATGCTTCACTCCTCTCCGCGTTCTTCGCCCAAGGGCCGGCGCTGAAACTCAACAGCGAAAGCCGTGTTCTTCAACTCTCAGCCTTCAACGTCGATATCTCCCTGGTGGAAATTCTTGGAACTTTAGTTCACGGCGGTTGTGTCTGTATTCCCTCCGCGGAAGAACGAAGCAACGACATCGCTAGCGCTATGGCTCGAATGGACGTTACGTGGTCGTACATGACTAGTCTTATCGCGAGGAGCATACATCCAGACTCAGTACCGAGTTTGAGAACGCTGTGCTTTCGAACGAGAAAACTCGACCCTGATACATACATGCCGTGGCTGGAGGATCATAATATTCTTCTTGCGTACGGCGCACCGGATATTTGCCCCCTTGGTATTTCAGTAACCGAAGTTGAAAAGGATAACAGCTTGGATGTCATTACACCACCGGTCACAGGTCGTTTCTGGGTTCTCAATCCTGATAATCACAAGAAGCTCATGCCTGTCGGTGCGATCGGTGAATTGGCCATCGACAGTCCTCTCGTCACGCCGCATCGTTTTGCACTGGATAGGCCTCTTGTCGCACCTGAATTAGATGGTGATCGACAAAGACCTCGATATCTCAAAACAGGACATCGTGTACGCTATCTCGACGATGGAAACGTCCAGTTCATTTCCAGCGTTCGCGACGAGGTCAGAGTCGGCGGTCTAATGGTCGACGTCGCGCAAGTCGAGCAACTCATGCGCCGTTGTCTAGGCCAAGGAATCGATGTAGTCGTTGACTCCATTACCATGCGCGACACAGGTCCTTTGCTAGCTGCGTTTCTTCAATTCGGTCACGCTATGCAACCCAACGAGAATCTTCACAACCTCACCCCTGAGACTAGAGAGAGGACGTACATTGCAAAGAAGATGTTTGAAGCATCCCTTGAGAACCCAACGTCCAACACACCCCGTCTTCCACGGCACTCGATCCCTGCTGTCTTTGTCCCCGTTCGAGCATTTCCCATGTCAACGTCTCTGAAAGTCAACCGGCGAAAACTCCAGCGCAGCGTCGCTAATCTCTCGACCCACGATGTTCTGCTCATGTCGCACGTTCCTAACCCAGGAGAAATCCAACGTGTAACTCTCTCGCAGAAACCTCTTCCCCTCACAGGTCCTGAAGAAGCGATGCGAGAGATGTGGGCAAACACCCTTGGTATTTCAGTCTCCGCCGTCAAAGGCTCAAGTACTTTCTCATCAGTCGGCGGGAATAAATACCTCGCTGCTCATCTCGTCATCACGGCCCGCAAAAGCGGTGTTTACATCTCGTTATCTGATCTCCTGAGCGAACGTACACTTACCGAGATATGTCGCTCTGCTGAATCCTCCACGAAAGAGCCCTCAGCACGAAAACAGGTCGCGAGGAAGATCGACACAAAATTCGTCAAGGAAGTCATCGCACCGCAGCTTGGAGTTTCTTCCCCTGATGTTCTCGACTTCGCCGAAGCGTCCTCCCAACAAATCCGTGCTCTCGAACTAGGAATGTTTCCAAACCGCGCAGATATAATATGTCTTGCCCTTCGTTTCAACGGCCCCATTGATACAGCGCGTCTCGAAACAGCTTGCAAAGGCCTGAGCGACATGCACGCTATTCTCAACGTAGCATTCATCTCGCACCTTCACACGGTCTATCAAGTCCACTGCGCTTCTTTCAAGCCCCCTTTCTCGACCATCTCGTGCAGTACAGGCtctcttgaggaagtcaCGCAGAATCTCGTCAAGGAGCATCAATCTCTCCCTTTTGACCCAACAACCCCTATTACAAGCTTTACATTCCTAAATGCAGAGCAACAAGGCTGCTTGGTTATTCGTCTGAGTTCGTCTCAGATCGACGATGTAGCCGCTCATTTACTCGTTCACGAACTTACTTCTCTCTATGAAGGAGACGACACGACTGATGTACCGAGATCCTCGTATCTTGACTATACGCGCGCTTCACGAGTAACGCGTGCCCAAGGTCTAGAATACTGGAATGTTCAACTTGAAAACGCAAAGATGACAAAAATCATCGCTCATACACGCCCCATCGCTCCAGCGTCTCTATCCGAGATTCGAACGGTCAAGCATACAACGTCTCTGGGCCATCTATCCTCCTACGGCATGACTCCCGACGCAGCGCTCAAAGCATCATGGGCCATCGTCCTCTCAACACTCTCATCCTCCCACGACGTTCTCTTCGGCGAAGTAATCCACACTCCAACCTCTGATATCGTCGGTCCCATGGCAAACATCCTCCCTGTACGGGTTCAATTCCCCTCTAGTCACAGCACGCCCCTCGATCTCATGAACTGCATCCAACTCCAGCGCCAATCCCACTCTCGCTTCGAAACATTCGGGTTTCAAGAACTCGTCAACAAATGCACAAACTGGCGCGCCTGTACACGCTTCAGCACCGTTGTACAACACCACATCCCCGGGCCGCACGATGGTTCGTCGACGATGAATATTGACGGTGTGACTTTTACGTATAAGATGGTGGAAGCGTGGACGAGGGACTTTCCGGATCTTTTTGTAAGGTCGAGCATTGAGGCGAATGACCGTGTTGTTCTGGAGATCAAGTACTCTGAGGAGCGAGTTACTGCTGCGTTTGTGCAGAATTGCTTGAGTTTGCTTGTCGCAGCGTGGGAGACTATCACGCACCCTGAGACGATTCATCAGCCGATGATTCACTCGTCGGATGAGATTTCGAGATCACAAAGGCAGATCCCTTTACCTGCGAAGCAACCCCCTCAAGGGCCGCCCGTTGAATCACTTGATGCATCTCAACGAAAGGATCTTCAAGTCTCTATCGTCAAGGCCTGGGACAAGGTCATAAAACCCTCTTCCACAAGCATCCCAAAGGATAAAATCCCCACGACACCATTCTACGGTATCTCAGGCTGCATTCTTCCCGCACACTCTCTCACAGCTGAACTCAACAACGTTCTCCCCGTCAGCATCACACTAGAAGACGTCCTCGCCCATCCAAGCATGCACTCCCAACTCGAGCTCGTAACACGTCTCCTCCCTCCCAAGTCAGACTCTGGATCTTTACTCCGCCCAAAGTCAAAATCCGGTCCTGAGcgctcaacaacaacagcacttCGCAACGGGCTGCGAAATCTCAAGAACAGAAATAGCATGCTAAGTCTGAAGAGCAGCtggatcaagaacaagcgTCCCTCAACAGCGCATTCGGACGATGAGCCTGTTCCTGTCATCCCGGAGACAGTACCAGAAGCACCCGTTCAAGTGCTATCGCCCATCCCAACGATTGTCATACCTGAAATTGGGTCTTCGGATACACCCGTTAGTCCAAGCGGGCCAATGTATGAACTTGACGGTGGCCCTGTTCTCGGCGATAGACGAAGTAGCGGAGGATCATCGTGGAGAACAGCTGAAGAGGGGAGTCTGATAAGTCCTGTCAGCCCAGTGAGTCCAGGACGGAGGATGTCGACATGGGGAAGTATGTTTGAACTGCCCATGCGAGGACGGTCACCGTTTGGAAACAGATCACCGAGATGATACACTTATTGTGATTTCTTATGTTGTGCTATGtctgttgaggctgatggaTAATGATCATGATGTCTTATTTCTTAGTTTTGGTAATATGTAGATATAATGAAGGATACCCATTGAACCAACTCCAGCTCACTTGTAAACACCCATGGCTGTACGAGTAAATGAGCCCAAACTGCAAACTTTGAACGAACTGATTCA contains these protein-coding regions:
- a CDS encoding non-ribosomal peptide synthetase — its product is MSPTRPSLSRLITDFSHDSPDQLIEAIASTLSISLNDILLFDSFTELGGDEEAAELVRQTCQRKGFDIKSDDIMACQTLAELQTRCTPKSNARSDSVESYSSSSSASVRGVISGRAAGGSSAVDPNLESLLQSFPSVSSVCMVWPRAGPFDGQLVALIKIGSTSSKSLPIDSVRDEISSLRMAVQQPQIWIPTDFDFDSDRRGAQTWVQNMDEITYKEVMKLQIPTRRRVLTREVGRVGSEEDLEVFPMSAMQRIYLAAVENGSESERWTKGLMVRVKGGAEPADVDAAIEAIVARHDMLRARFVKGDEWMQCVTPKGTNSYTLSHHVDIAEDEILTLIDETEEAIDPFDGPVFAAMYIHSQDKQMLYLAAHQLILDSLSWRIILSDLEELLQKGTLLSEGSVSFERWIEYQGREMEQRLFEPTLPFDVFSADLEYWDLDQEDNTHGNSDRLSFQLTAEQAYSLEQSSAQVLRTDSADVILAALLLSFCQVFPDRVLPTLWKQENGRGASEGDFNILETVGWFASLCPMGVSVNPDTDLIGVITLIKDTRRSIPRSGVPFFNSEFSSSQGAAMNIPLEIIFNTIDTPLQLQRKNGLLEPIPIPGHSHFKSSTSSSVGRIALFEVSAMMDNSGGQIDVVYNKTCKFQDKIQTWIQVFEYQLLEAITKLESHEPQLTLSDISLIQSSYQALERLTSDRRINIKDIETIQPITPAQQELLIAQSQNSESFHVHVSYELTGLSHIIDVTRLCEAWEVIVANTPALRSIFIDAVSREGLFDQVVLKKISPNILFIETMDPREAIGTLPGLNMGFGEPRHRLSVCYNPERMVVRLDASQALCDLPSLHLLITELSRVYSGQDPQDNSSLHNTYLHQIASIDTAYSLEVWKTSLSYARPCIFPPLSTNTKDTFHTTPFDLDIPTMQMRMFCQQNQVHAQAVFQLAWALVLRAFVGMDAVTFGYQFSARDEQLLCGIEELVGSFATILPCYVEMPPPASLGQCLAVVGEGYANARKHDNLTMSEVQHALGLKDKRLFNTCLYFHEENNLVAGDELITAPLTSGRKTDCDVSLTLMFIKDRLHVNFTSRNLSTSHIQSVMNSFHSALTQILTTPQKLIVETDLLTDRDYAQLVVQDWTTQSQKISSCLHDIILQHSLVRPEAEAVCSWDGDITYAQLSTLVSRLKTYLVNLGVGPGTIVPVVLEKNHWAPVIILAVLSAGASFAALDSQDASTVKSTIDYLNPHIVLATETAWKDLSSLAINLVIVNDTFFAMLTPYLSTMGQESSPDHAACVFVTPKKSRSIFFTHASLLSAFFAQGPALKLNSESRVLQLSAFNVDISLVEILGTLVHGGCVCIPSAEERSNDIASAMARMDVTWSYMTSLIARSIHPDSVPSLRTLCFRTRKLDPDTYMPWLEDHNILLAYGAPDICPLGISVTEVEKDNSLDVITPPVTGRFWVLNPDNHKKLMPVGAIGELAIDSPLVTPHRFALDRPLVAPELDGDRQRPRYLKTGHRVRYLDDGNVQFISSVRDEVRVGGLMVDVAQVEQLMRRCLGQGIDVVVDSITMRDTGPLLAAFLQFGHAMQPNENLHNLTPETRERTYIAKKMFEASLENPTSNTPRLPRHSIPAVFVPVRAFPMSTSLKVNRRKLQRSVANLSTHDVLLMSHVPNPGEIQRVTLSQKPLPLTGPEEAMREMWANTLGISVSAVKGSSTFSSVGGNKYLAAHLVITARKSGVYISLSDLLSERTLTEICRSAESSTKEPSARKQVARKIDTKFVKEVIAPQLGVSSPDVLDFAEASSQQIRALELGMFPNRADIICLALRFNGPIDTARLETACKGLSDMHAILNVAFISHLHTVYQVHCASFKPPFSTISCSTGSLEEVTQNLVKEHQSLPFDPTTPITSFTFLNAEQQGCLVIRLSSSQIDDVAAHLLVHELTSLYEGDDTTDVPRSSYLDYTRASRVTRAQGLEYWNVQLENAKMTKIIAHTRPIAPASLSEIRTVKHTTSLGHLSSYGMTPDAALKASWAIVLSTLSSSHDVLFGEVIHTPTSDIVGPMANILPVRVQFPSSHSTPLDLMNCIQLQRQSHSRFETFGFQELVNKCTNWRACTRFSTVVQHHIPGPHDGSSTMNIDGVTFTYKMVEAWTRDFPDLFVRSSIEANDRVVLEIKYSEERVTAAFVQNCLSLLVAAWETITHPETIHQPMIHSSDEISRSQRQIPLPAKQPPQGPPVESLDASQRKDLQVSIVKAWDKVIKPSSTSIPKDKIPTTPFYGISGCILPAHSLTAELNNVLPVSITLEDVLAHPSMHSQLELVTRLLPPKSDSGSLLRPKSKSGPERSTTTALRNGLRNLKNRNSMLSLKSSWIKNKRPSTAHSDDEPVPVIPETVPEAPVQVLSPIPTIVIPEIGSSDTPVSPSGPMYELDGGPVLGDRRSSGGSSWRTAEEGSLISPVSPVSPGRRMSTWGSMFELPMRGRSPFGNRSPR